tttctgctttctttgtTCAGGTCTATCCAGTGCTGTAAGTAATGCCCGAAGTTATAACCCATGAATGGGCGCATGGCCATCGGATCGTGCATGACTGTCTTACCTGAAGGGTTACGGTGATATACCGGATAGCTCAGACTCAACAAATTCGCCGTTAATATGGGGAAGGAGGCGGATGAATGACTGCAGATCTTACTAAAGTTTCTTGAGGGGAAGGAGTGACATAAGCATAATGGCAGGCCAGGGCgcaattttcttattttcatcaaCTTTAGAGTACCTGCATTTAATTGCTTGAGCATATTTCTCTTCTAGATATCGATTTTCTGactatattcttttttttttgcctctctACAGAAAAAACTGTCCAAACTGTGCTCATTGTGGCAGGTCTACAATTTCACTTGACTGAGGTATCAAACCCCAGCTACCTTTGTATTCAGCAGCCGCGGTGGCTTCCGATTTGAGGCATGCTCCGGTGAAAATGCCGTGCAACCATGACCTAGTCTCGTAGATCAATGGTACACCAGCAGGGCGACGACCGCCAAATATGATTgcctaaaattttgaataaaatctcGTGGATACAATCGCATAACTCAACGTCTACGCTCAACCTCGATTGGAACACCCTTTGGGCTCTCCCATTCTGGATGGATAATGGGACACTGAGATGCTGGAGCTGCGAATCGCGAGTTAGGGTGAGCGCAGACACCTGGATCTCCGATTCTCCACTTCTCCCCTAGCCAGTTGATCATGTCTACGCTCTAGAATAATAAGGTCctgtgaaaatttgaaaaatcgctTCTTTATCAAGTACCTTGTCCTTGATCTCATTCTCAAGTCCCTCCCAGAAGTACTCTCCATCAACTGTCTCTCCAATATTTGTGAAGATGGAGTTCTTCTGGAACGTAGCCATAGCCATAGGGTTTGTCTTGTGTGAGGTACCCAAATcgagaaaatttgaagcaattcaaaaaaatttaaatgatcTCTCACCAGGTGCAACTCCAAAGAAACCGGATTCTGGATTTATACCGTAAAGACGTCCATCATCGCCGAATTTCATCCAAGCGATGTCATCACCTGAAGAGAACTGGTCAGAAATGGAATCCTCCAATTATCAGTTGAAATTTAAACAGTTGAAAACGTTTCTACTCACCAACGCATCGAACCTTCCAGCCAGGTAGAGTGGGCTCAAGCATTGCCAGATTTGTCTTTCCGCAAGCTGAGGGAAATGCGGCGGCAATGAAGTGTTCCTGCAAAAGTTTGCTTGCTCACACTCACAAAAAACCCATCaaatttcgttaaaaattTAGTCGACCTTTCCATTCGGTCTAGTGACACCCATGATTAGCATATGCTCGGCCATCCATCCCTCGTCCTTGGCGATGTTGGAGGCGATGCGCAGCGCAAAACATTTCTTACCTAAACATTCAATCTCAAATGTTAAATGAGTAAGAGAAAGTTGAAGTGGAGATCTTTTTGCTCAAAGTTTTCAACCACATGATTCTCGATAATTTTGTAGATCAGATAAATCCCCACCCAGCAAAGAATTCCCGCCATAACCCGATCCGAATGACCAGATCTCCCTTTCGGCTGGACGATGAGCGATGAGCACACGCTCAGGATTGCATGGCCAGTGATTGATAACACGCTCTGGAAGTCGAATGATCATGAGAAGGTATTTATTCGCATTCAGTCGCACATAGTTCGCTCAAACAATAGCtgcttattcatttgtttcagaTCTGCTGAACTCACGTTTCACAGGCCTAGGCAGTCCAACTGAGTGAATGCATCGAACAAAGTCCTGGTCACCCAGCGCATCCCACACATCGGAGCTTACACGAGTCATAATACGCATAGATAGCACTACGTAGTTTGAGTCAGTGAGCTTTAAATGACCGAATTGACTAATGCAAGTAAAACCAGCTTCAAAGATCATGAAACTTACCTCGACACCAATTTTTGAAAGTGGTCCCCCAATAGGCCCCATAGAGAATGGAATGACATACATAATACGTCCTTAACAACACTTTCAATTATTAAAGTACAAAAGTAGTTTTGAGTTAGTGCTCATATGATTTTCGCTGCAATAAGCTAAGAAAAAGCATTAACCAGACATGCAGCCCGGGAATCGGCTATCAAGCTCTGAACAGAGATCTTGTGGTGACATCCAGTGACCCATAATGGGTTCCACTCCTTGTGGAGTATGCGTGACTGTCTGATATTTGTCAGGTGTAACCATCCATGTCTTCGACTCGACACGAGCAACATCCTAAAAGGGCATGACATTCTATCATCGTTGGAATAAAGTTTGCTTAAATTCGATCACTTTAGACCTTGGGATCAGTGCGACAGATATAGTTGTTCTCGTACGCCTTTAAAGGTGACAGCATACCACGTTCAACAAGCTTGTCGATAATCTCATCAGCTTCATGTTGACTTCCATCGCAGATGTAAATACCTTAACATCACGAGAGATTACCCTCAACAGCAAGGAGCCATTTTGCAGGAGATTGGCCCACATTCGGGGTATAACCGACAATTTGACTAGAGGCGAGCCAGTTCTCCACCAGGCCACAGAATGCGTAcaccagaatttttctttatattccCCACTTACCGCGTGGACGCATCAACTCTGCTTTTTCAGCAACGAAACGCTGAACCTTCGGAGGGAGTAGATGGAAATCACCCTGAAAAGGTAGGATCAGAGGAAGAACATCGAAGAGTCACAGGCATCCTATAGTTCTTATTTCGAATTGTCCTTCATCTCACAACACTCTGGGTACACATAGCAATCAGGTTAACTCTTCCAGAAAACGCTCCAAAACGGAAAGGACCCTGATTtgcgtctttttcgttttctgtcgAAAAATAAGGGTGTTTTTCgagatattattatttttactgtctttgttaaaaaaaaagcggatccTGTCTTTCGCAATCATATTTCCctgaaggatgaaggataaagtgcatggcgttaatcaatgcATTTGAGATGCGATCACgtgttcaatttttcaaaagaaaaattaacaaaaataaagagctCTTTTGAAGcctttcactattttttcaatCATGAGAGTTGTTGAAATAAGGGTGTcacagaaagcaaaaaagcaaagttCACCACATGCTATCGTCTACTCGTTCCACACTTGCATGCCCAGCTGTTTGTCCATCAAAGACTTCTCTGTAGTAGTCTTGGTATAATGTGGTCAATGGATCACAAATACATAGAAAAGCAGCTGGGTGAAAGAGAACATTAGTTTTCTCTGTAATAGTAGCGTCCAATCTAATAGCTTTTGAATCTCCACCCACATCTCAAAAACAATGCAAAGCTAACATGACTATTACCTTAGCATCTACAGCAACAAACAGTAGAATATCGCCCTAgatctgaaaaaatgaaagtaaagcTTTTTTCGTTTGATCTTTCCTTCATGTTGGAGAATATAATGCGACCTCGTAAATTACCGGTAATCGCCAAAACTGTACAACTCTAATTATTTTCCTTCATCTCCCTCAAGCTAATCAATCTATCAGTCATTATCCAAAGCGATGGAAGAACAACCTAGTGATACGATAGATGCACCAGCGTTTACGATTTGCTTGAAATGTTTGTATTGTGAGCTGtcacgtgattttttttgcgctgaTAACAACCGCCGCAAACCTACAAACAACGTCCGCCAAGTGAACTCTGCTCAATGTCATTACCCACCTACCAGTGACCTGTTCCGCCGCTACACCGAAGGTCGAAGTAGCATCACTGGATAAGTAAAATAACAGCCAAAAACTGTGAAGTAGGAAGGAATTTCAGCAACATTTGACTTCTGCATTGGTTACTGCGAGATTCCAGGAaggtttttcaaacaaacatgCTTTGTCCCCGCCACTAAACGACCACGCAAGCAGAAAGCTGTCATATAAATCGTTCCAGGCTTAACATATCCAATGATTTGATAGGACGCTTGGTAACGTAACCTTTGCGGAAAAAATGGAGTCCCTCGCCCTTTCGTTAAAAAGCTATCACATGTAGCAGTCCGCAGCCTCCTTGAACTTTGTTCGATTAAACCTACGACTTTCGGTTCGGTGTCACTGCAAAACCAGTTTGTGGTTAATGGTCTTCCCATTGATACAATTTTTCCTGCTATCATTTTCGGCCATTCACGCTTATGGTGATTGCTAATGAGGATATATAAAAGTTTTTTCAGCCTGATAAAGCTTTTTTCGGATTGAAAACAGATAGTTGCTGATGTTTCCATACAACAGATTTGTCTAATTGAACAAATGAACTTGCTGACGTGCTATTGTTCTAAAACTTCAATTGACACctatttttatctattcagcatcattttcctttttgcagaatgaaaatatcactaaaacaagaaaaatcaatcatCAAATCATTTATTATCAGATTTAATGTCcaacttcaaaaatattgtcTTCCTCATCTTAGAAGTTCGAATTAAGTACTGTGCTACAAATCCTATCGATAACCAGGTTTAGCTTATCTGATGTCTTTCTACGCCATAAAACTTATCgtagaaaaattattaagGATTTAATTCAAAGTTCAGAGCAAATCACCGATTATTAGACTATTATTGGAGTAATCGGCAACCAACAAAACTGGTGCCACAATTCAATGTACGGACTCGGTTTTTTCGTGTTCACAGGTCCACTCAAAAATCTATTGATTCCTCCTCATCATATATGTGAAATGCTATCCGTATTGCTCTCCTTGACAACTGAGTCAAGATAACCACTAGCAGCTGACGCTACTTATTGAAGCGATCTGAGCAACATGATCAAGCCAAGGTTACTCACGAAAATATCAATATCCAGGATGACCATAGATCCGACCACCTCACCATTACGCTACGATTGATAAAAATTCTTAGTAAGCTAGTATATTTAATGGTGTTTTTATTGCCGGGACGACTCGCTTTTCCCTAAGATGGGTCTTAATGAAGAAAGTGAGTCCCAAGAGTCGTTAGTGTTAAAACTTTACACTCGCATAGTAAATATGAGTTTTTCGAGAGCATTTTCAATCCTGATTTTCCTCGCAGCATGTACAGAAACAACTAGAGCTTTCTCTGCTCCTGGGATCTCTCACTGGTGAATTTACGGGAGTGTTCCGAATTTCCGCATAAGACGTGCAAACTACATCTTGAGATTTGTATTCTTGTGAGAAACAACTCAACATCGAAGACTTTCTCTGGAAACTGATATCCTACATTTCTTAGTGGATAGTGTCAATGTACTACGTGTAGTTACGGTTGAACAAAAAAGCATAAAGTCTGCAGCGTTGATTAGTCAGTCTGGGGCTCCGTTACGTGTTCGACTCCAACTCAGTAAAACTCATTCAACTCACTGAACACAAGTGCGGCTCACAATGACTTGGTGAGTAGATGGGTCAGGTccgtgttcttatcctcccaaacaagtttGGCAACAGTCCTGCCGACGGATTACACGCTCCGTTGGCACCATAGCGGTCTCGTACCATCGACCCAGCAGTTGGAGCCGAACGTCCCACCGCCGCGGTTGAAGGATTAATTACTACCTTAGTTGATCTCCACATTACCTATGAGCAAACCATGCAATCCATGGACGAATGGTCTTTAAAACATATGTTATGGATTTCTAGGCCTGATGCGCCTGTATTTCACTCCCCCAACTAAATGTAGTTCTATTTTTGAAGCTCGGTTACCACTGGTGAAACTGCTGGACGCAGCAGAGGCCTCCTCAGCCTATATAAATTAGAGATGACGATGGTGAGggattattatattatatatattatatatacatttattgagattattatatatatacatatatttatttattcaccgCATACAACCCTATCCTGCATATTCGCGAGGAGATTCCCACACCTCAAATTCCAAAGTTTCTTCGGCAACAATTTCCACAATGTCCGGAGTCTCTCCACATTATTTTGAGATACACACAgaaaaggaaacgaaacgaGAATTATCAAACACTACATAAAACCTGGGCGGTCGTATGTAGAGCACAACAAATGTCATCGAAATATGCAAATGCGAGAATATCTGGCCGGGAAGCAGCTTATAAAATCGCTCACTGATTTCACAACAGTGATCCGTAGGCAGATTAAAACTTTAGGAAACCATACTCGTCCGCAATCACAAAAGCACGACTTGAAACTTCGCATGCGACATAGGACTACATTCAACATAACTGAATATGCATACAGCTTCTCGTTCATTGCTGCACCGTAAATCAAAACTTTTCGAGTGAGTGTACTTATGTATCTGACGAACCTTGTGGATTGGCAAATGTCCAAGGCGTTTCATCACCACCTCATTAACCACGTAGAATGCATCATCGGAAATCTGCCGGAGAGATGCGTTAGCTCCGGTCTCCTGAAAACTATT
The Necator americanus strain Aroian chromosome I, whole genome shotgun sequence genome window above contains:
- a CDS encoding hypothetical protein (NECATOR_CHRI.G157.T1), with protein sequence MSVDPSTLTPFKETGANASLRQISDDAFYVVNEVVMKRLGHLPIHKGDFHLLPPKVQRFVAEKAELMRPRGIYICDGSQHEADEIIDKLVERGMLSPLKAYENNYICRTDPKDVARVESKTWMVTPDKYQTVTHTPQGVEPIMGHWMSPQDLCSELDSRFPGCMSGRIMYVIPFSMGPIGGPLSKIGVELTDSNYVVLSMRIMTRVSSDVWDALGDQDFVRCIHSVGLPRPVKQRVINHWPCNPERVLIAHRPAEREIWSFGSGYGGNSLLGKKCFALRIASNIAKDEGWMAEHMLIMGVTRPNGKEHFIAAAFPSACGKTNLAMLEPTLPGWKVRCVGDDIAWMKFGDDGRLYGINPESGFFGVAPVDGEYFWEGLENEIKDKSVDMINWLGEKWRIGDPGVCAHPNSRFAAPASQCPIIHPEWESPKGVPIEAIIFGGRRPAGVPLIYETRSWLHGIFTGACLKSEATAAAEYKGKTVMHDPMAMRPFMGYNFGHYLQHWIDLNKESRKVPRIYHVNWFRRDADNKFLWPGFGDNIRVIDWIIRRLDGEPDLGVETPIGIGSINTEGLPDINWDELMSVPSSYWKDDAKEIRKFLEEQVGPDLPPEIRAEMDAQEERINKAA
- a CDS encoding hypothetical protein (NECATOR_CHRI.G157.T2); protein product: MVWLRTVNLHSHVLSFQLCHCVLENGLEYFRMASFRSWNCCTIFSLSKHYYVLSRNAFVAHVVESGLRRGWGRGRRVRPSPAHCSSSFVAVMSVDPSTLTPFKETGANASLRQISDDAFYVVNEVVMKRLGHLPIHKGDFHLLPPKVQRFVAEKAELMRPRGIYICDGSQHEADEIIDKLVERGMLSPLKAYENNYICRTDPKDVARVESKTWMVTPDKYQTVTHTPQGVEPIMGHWMSPQDLCSELDSRFPGCMSGRIMYVIPFSMGPIGGPLSKIGVELTDSNYVVLSMRIMTRVSSDVWDALGDQDFVRCIHSVGLPRPVKQRVINHWPCNPERVLIAHRPAEREIWSFGSGYGGNSLLGKKCFALRIASNIAKDEGWMAEHMLIMGVTRPNGKEHFIAAAFPSACGKTNLAMLEPTLPGWKVRCVGDDIAWMKFGDDGRLYGINPESGFFGVAPETVDGEYFWEGLENEIKDKSVDMINWLGEKWRIGDPGVCAHPNSRFAAPASQCPIIHPEWESPKGVPIEAIIFGGRRPAGVPLIYETRSWLHGIFTGACLKSEATAAAEYKGKTVMHDPMAMRPFMGYNFGHYLQHWIDLNKESRKVPRIYHVNWFRRDADNKFLWPGFGDNIRVIDWIIRRLDGEPDLGVETPIGIVPKKGSINTEGLPDINWDELMSVPSSYWKDDAKEIRKFLEEQVGPDLPPEIRAEMDAQEERINKAA